One stretch of Litoribrevibacter albus DNA includes these proteins:
- a CDS encoding hydrogen peroxide-inducible genes activator produces the protein MTLTELKYLVTLAQELHFGRAASKCFVSQPTLSVAIKKLEDELGVSLFERSSGSIRLTEVGQQVVQQSEKVLAETKRVQELAHAGKDQLSGPLKVGAIYTVGPYLFPHLVPEVKRLAPNMPLYIEENYTAVLREKLRRGELDAIFIALPFHEPEVVTQTLYDEPFEVLMQSQHPLAKKKSLAIEDLTSEDVMLLGEGHCMRDQILEFCPKLIERNRDTNTRIAEGSSIETLRHMVASGIGITLLPYTATGISSYSEDVVTTRPLSNPQPYRSIALAWRVSFARPKAIDILTQATRQCRVVS, from the coding sequence ATGACACTGACTGAGTTGAAATACCTAGTAACCCTCGCGCAAGAGCTGCACTTCGGTCGTGCTGCCAGTAAGTGTTTTGTGAGTCAGCCGACGCTCAGTGTGGCGATTAAGAAGTTGGAAGATGAGCTTGGGGTGTCCTTGTTCGAACGCAGCTCAGGATCGATTCGCCTGACCGAGGTAGGTCAGCAGGTTGTTCAGCAATCGGAGAAGGTACTGGCGGAAACCAAGCGTGTGCAGGAACTGGCACATGCGGGGAAAGATCAACTCAGTGGCCCGCTAAAAGTGGGCGCGATCTATACGGTCGGGCCGTATTTATTTCCGCACCTGGTTCCGGAGGTAAAGCGTCTTGCGCCGAACATGCCGTTGTACATTGAAGAGAACTACACGGCGGTGTTACGAGAGAAGTTGCGTCGGGGTGAATTGGATGCGATCTTCATTGCCTTGCCATTTCATGAACCCGAAGTCGTTACCCAGACCCTTTACGATGAGCCGTTTGAAGTGCTGATGCAGTCACAGCATCCGTTAGCGAAGAAGAAATCGTTGGCCATCGAAGACTTAACCAGTGAAGACGTAATGCTGTTGGGAGAAGGCCATTGTATGCGTGATCAGATTCTGGAGTTTTGTCCGAAGTTGATTGAGCGTAACCGCGATACCAACACGCGCATTGCCGAAGGCAGCTCCATTGAAACTTTGCGTCACATGGTGGCGTCTGGCATTGGCATTACCTTGCTGCCGTACACCGCCACCGGCATCAGCAGCTATTCGGAAGACGTCGTCACTACCCGCCCCTTATCGAATCCTCAGCCGTATCGTTCGATTGCCTTGGCCTGGCGAGTGAGTTTTGCCCGTCCGAAGGCGATTGATATTTTGACACAGGCAACGCGTCAGTGTCGGGTGGTTTCCTAA